The Brassica napus cultivar Da-Ae chromosome C7, Da-Ae, whole genome shotgun sequence genome has a segment encoding these proteins:
- the LOC106410106 gene encoding protein DETOXIFICATION 29-like has translation MAVGAGWQAVVAYVNIACYYLFGIPFGLLLGYKLDFGVKGIWCGMLTGTVVQTIVLTWMICRTNWDKEVAMADHRIREWEGEVSEIEQLLN, from the exons ATGGCTGTGGGAGCTGGATGGCAAGCAGTGGTGGCGTATGTTAACATTGCATGCTATTACTTGTTTGGGATCCCATTTGGTTTATTGTTAGGATACAAGCTCGACTTTGGTGTAAAG GGAATCTGGTGTGGGATGTTGACGGGAACTGTGGTTCAGACAATAGTCTTGACGTGGATGATCTGCAGGACAAATTGGGACAAAGAG GTTGCGATGGCTGATCACAGGATAAGAGAGTGGGAAGGAGAAGTATCGGAAATAGAGCAACTCTTAAACTAA